In Vibrio lentus, a single genomic region encodes these proteins:
- a CDS encoding glutathione peroxidase, protein MKPSLLCSTALIASLTSSIAVASSCPEILNGKQRLLNSNEEIELCEEFQGKTLLVVNTASQCGFTPQFKQLEQLHQTYKDQGFTVVGFPSNDFRQDRGSEEKSAKICYLDYGVTFPMMARATLSGSSANPVFAEIQQQAGVTPKWNFYKFLISKEGKVVATFPSSTSPVSATLKNAIEQQL, encoded by the coding sequence ATGAAACCTTCACTGCTTTGCTCCACCGCCCTGATTGCGAGCCTAACGAGCTCTATCGCTGTTGCATCAAGTTGCCCTGAGATACTCAACGGCAAACAACGGTTATTAAACTCCAACGAAGAGATTGAGCTGTGTGAAGAGTTTCAAGGCAAAACCCTTTTGGTTGTGAACACGGCCAGCCAATGTGGCTTCACACCACAATTTAAACAACTGGAGCAATTGCATCAGACCTATAAAGACCAAGGTTTCACGGTGGTCGGCTTTCCAAGCAATGATTTTCGCCAAGACCGAGGAAGCGAAGAGAAGTCAGCCAAAATCTGTTACCTCGACTACGGTGTGACCTTTCCGATGATGGCTCGAGCAACACTATCTGGCAGTAGCGCTAACCCTGTGTTTGCAGAAATTCAACAGCAAGCAGGTGTGACGCCCAAATGGAACTTCTACAAATTCCTAATCAGCAAAGAAGGTAAAGTGGTGGCAACCTTCCCTAGCTCGACATCACCAGTGAGTGCGACACTCAAAAATGCGATTGAGCAGCAGCTATGA
- a CDS encoding ABC1 kinase family protein: protein MSAKERNLPTHRISRFSKFASLATRVAGNVITEGTKQLAQGNRPKAKDLMLTPQNIARLTDQLAHLRGAAMKLGQMLSMDAGDVLEPELADILSRLRSDADPLPTKQLNLVLESSLGINWKAEFLSFNFKPIASASIGQVHQAYSDAGDKLAIKVQYPGIRKSIDSDVDNVGTLLNIVGLIPKSVDYKGLLEEAKKQLHDEADYAREADYATRYYHALKEHAHFVVPKIHPQMSSESVLAMDFIEGVSIEQIEDYDQSTRDFVMRSLLELMFRELFDFKMVQTDPNFANYLYVENTRQIGLLDFGATREYSDRFSDGYRLAFTSVIKHDEQGLNKALEQIGFFSETILPDQRQAILNLVTMACEPMLVDEDYDFKASGLAQKLREAGTILSMEQEYWHTPPADALFLHRKIGGMYLLAARLGARVNISRLVAPYLISDDT from the coding sequence ATGTCGGCAAAAGAGAGAAACCTTCCTACACATCGAATTTCGAGATTCAGTAAGTTTGCCTCACTGGCGACAAGGGTCGCGGGTAATGTGATAACGGAAGGCACCAAGCAACTCGCACAAGGTAACAGGCCAAAAGCAAAAGACTTAATGCTGACGCCGCAGAACATTGCTCGCCTGACTGACCAACTCGCACACCTGCGCGGTGCAGCGATGAAGCTTGGCCAAATGTTATCAATGGACGCTGGCGATGTTCTCGAACCTGAACTCGCCGACATTCTTTCTCGCCTGCGCTCAGACGCCGACCCACTGCCAACAAAGCAGCTCAACCTAGTGCTAGAAAGCTCACTCGGCATCAACTGGAAAGCCGAATTTCTTTCCTTCAACTTTAAACCTATCGCCAGTGCGTCCATAGGACAAGTTCACCAAGCTTACAGTGATGCGGGAGACAAACTTGCCATCAAAGTCCAATATCCAGGCATTCGAAAAAGTATCGACAGTGATGTGGACAACGTAGGCACATTGCTGAACATCGTTGGTTTGATACCCAAGTCCGTCGATTATAAAGGCTTACTAGAAGAAGCTAAGAAACAGCTCCATGATGAAGCGGATTATGCTCGCGAGGCTGACTATGCGACACGTTACTATCATGCACTGAAAGAACACGCTCACTTCGTCGTGCCTAAGATTCACCCCCAAATGTCTTCAGAATCAGTGCTCGCGATGGACTTCATTGAAGGTGTCTCGATAGAGCAAATCGAAGATTACGATCAAAGTACTCGTGATTTTGTCATGCGCAGCTTGCTCGAACTCATGTTCAGGGAATTGTTCGATTTTAAGATGGTGCAGACCGACCCCAACTTCGCCAACTACCTTTACGTTGAAAACACGCGCCAGATTGGGCTGTTAGATTTTGGGGCAACCCGAGAATACAGCGACCGCTTCAGTGATGGCTATCGTTTGGCTTTTACCTCTGTGATTAAACACGATGAGCAAGGACTCAACAAGGCATTGGAACAGATTGGATTCTTTAGCGAGACGATTCTCCCCGATCAGCGCCAAGCCATCCTTAACTTAGTGACTATGGCGTGTGAACCCATGTTGGTTGACGAAGACTACGATTTTAAAGCCAGCGGACTCGCTCAAAAACTTCGTGAAGCTGGCACCATCCTGAGCATGGAGCAAGAGTATTGGCACACACCGCCTGCCGATGCCCTATTCCTACACCGTAAAATCGGTGGCATGTATCTGTTAGCCGCTCGCCTTGGTGCAAGGGTGAACATAAGTCGTTTGGTCGCTCCATATCTCATCAGCGATGACACTTGA
- a CDS encoding thiol-disulfide oxidoreductase DCC family protein: MTALTIFYDGTCPLCAKEMAALAKHDTKNQIQTIDIYSEAFTDYPQIDAEAANTILHALDENGKLLLGLDVTYQAWKLVGKGWLYAPLRWAIFKPMADWCYLRFAKNRYKVSFWLTGQSRCNGNSCTK; the protein is encoded by the coding sequence ATGACTGCATTAACGATATTTTACGATGGGACATGCCCGTTATGCGCAAAAGAGATGGCAGCGCTTGCCAAGCATGATACCAAAAATCAGATTCAAACCATCGATATCTACAGTGAGGCGTTTACAGATTACCCGCAGATAGATGCCGAGGCAGCCAACACGATTTTGCATGCACTCGATGAGAATGGAAAATTACTGCTTGGTTTGGACGTGACTTACCAAGCATGGAAGCTGGTTGGCAAAGGTTGGCTATACGCCCCATTGCGTTGGGCGATATTTAAGCCAATGGCCGACTGGTGTTATCTGCGGTTTGCGAAAAACCGATATAAAGTCTCTTTTTGGCTAACTGGACAGTCACGCTGCAACGGAAATAGCTGTACTAAATAG